The Pseudanabaena galeata CCNP1313 genome includes a region encoding these proteins:
- a CDS encoding peroxiredoxin-like family protein — MQQNIYKILSQAQRQRVSDGVVTSIFDNCPVAFRKLILVLPQLGDFDSLEYIWWIQRDIERLKLAEIAVRAIGIGDRQSGEYFCKFTGFDPNWMFVDATGELHRQLNLYSGLTTKFPLLSSGQSAWVNLMLMCAGIGSQGTLKEVFRGYRGDRLAPQLIGDQEIIKASPLPALKGSFFKWAGGSGFQRPFELATLRLRNMAEVLGNWNAYVPDASYMTQRGGTFLFDAQNVLLYEHRDRGILGFAANPRYPLSFLFTDPAARPNNQEIINA, encoded by the coding sequence ATGCAGCAAAACATTTACAAAATTCTTAGTCAAGCGCAACGACAACGTGTAAGTGATGGTGTCGTCACCTCAATTTTTGATAATTGTCCAGTTGCATTTCGCAAACTAATTTTAGTTTTACCACAACTAGGTGATTTTGATAGTCTCGAATATATTTGGTGGATACAGAGAGACATCGAACGCCTGAAATTAGCAGAAATCGCAGTTCGGGCAATTGGCATCGGCGATCGCCAATCGGGAGAATATTTTTGTAAATTTACAGGCTTTGATCCTAATTGGATGTTTGTCGATGCTACGGGAGAACTACATCGCCAATTAAATCTCTACTCAGGACTAACTACTAAATTCCCCCTATTATCATCAGGTCAAAGTGCTTGGGTCAATCTGATGCTGATGTGTGCAGGAATTGGCAGCCAAGGAACTTTGAAAGAAGTTTTTCGCGGTTATCGAGGTGATCGCCTTGCCCCACAACTCATCGGCGATCAAGAAATAATCAAAGCATCTCCATTACCAGCATTGAAAGGTTCTTTCTTTAAATGGGCTGGTGGTAGCGGATTCCAACGCCCCTTTGAACTAGCCACTTTACGATTGCGAAATATGGCAGAAGTTTTAGGAAATTGGAACGCCTATGTTCCCGATGCATCGTATATGACACAACGCGGCGGTACATTTTTATTTGATGCTCAAAACGTATTGCTTTATGAACATCGCGATCGCGGCATTTTAGGATTTGCTGCTAACCCCAGATATCCCCTGTCATTTCTATTTACCGATCCAGCCGCTCGACCAAATAATCAAGAAATAATCAACGCCTAA
- a CDS encoding CHASE2 domain-containing protein, producing MTIGSRIKNSLWKWRGIAIAAPTISLLVIGLRLIGGLEALELAMLDQFFRWRSPEPEDQRIVIIGIDEADIRQYQWPIGDALLTQLLDKVRQQKPRAIGLDIARDKTDDVGYPQLEQLFKTTPNLIGAYKAPDLVASNFSVSDIKPPPALAQVEQIGAVNLPLDTDGRIRRGILSLLLPDGKVGLSFGLQLALLYLDGEQTVPFEQALNPFPLRDNDGGYGRIDVGGHQFIINYRRSLQGFQTVRMADILEGKIAPDLLRDRIVMIGVTAVSLRDWFFTPLDGGLGSTRILTSGVEVHAQIVSHILSSTLDGRVAIQSWEEHWEWLWIFGWSLVGSTLIWQWRNTNIKERKIQAIMWRSLSILVLASSLFASCLTALTYGWWLPFVPAAIAFFGGGVIVTSYLAITAAQIRTYFSRYLTDAVVKSLLETPEGLKLGGDRRKVTILMCDLRGFSTISEKMPPEKVVEILNVFLGTMTEAIATYQGTIDEFIGDAILVLFGAPIYREDDAARAVASAIAMQLAMRSVNEKLTQMQLPEIAMGIGINTGEVVAGNIGSQSRAKYAVVGNHVNLTARIESYTVGGQILISETTYAEIQEIAKTNGSMEVEPKGVSHPISIYDICGIGGIYNLELPSLSDSLQILPTPIPITYRFLEEKHLGTEIFTGELRQISPYGAEIFSDQDVPVLTNLKLHLQVYDQTQQLEIEGEIYAKVLKHQQSHHQLPEQVTSEMLVLDNKLAIANISQPRSPYTKVIYVHFTTVPTNLKAWLKSVEPKI from the coding sequence ATGACGATTGGCTCTCGAATAAAAAACTCCCTATGGAAATGGCGCGGGATTGCGATCGCTGCGCCCACAATTTCCCTATTGGTGATCGGCTTACGGCTAATTGGGGGGCTTGAAGCACTCGAATTAGCCATGCTCGATCAGTTTTTTCGATGGCGATCGCCTGAGCCAGAGGATCAGCGTATTGTGATTATTGGTATTGACGAAGCCGATATCCGTCAATACCAATGGCCAATTGGTGATGCTTTATTGACGCAATTATTAGATAAAGTAAGGCAGCAAAAGCCCCGTGCGATCGGCTTAGATATTGCCCGTGACAAAACCGATGATGTCGGCTATCCACAACTAGAACAGCTATTTAAGACTACTCCCAATTTAATTGGCGCTTATAAAGCACCTGATTTAGTTGCATCAAATTTCTCAGTTTCAGATATAAAACCGCCACCTGCGCTTGCCCAAGTCGAGCAAATTGGCGCAGTCAATCTTCCCCTTGATACGGATGGAAGGATTCGGCGAGGAATACTATCTTTGCTTTTACCCGATGGGAAAGTAGGGCTTAGTTTTGGTTTGCAGCTAGCCTTACTCTACTTAGATGGGGAACAAACCGTTCCCTTTGAGCAAGCGCTTAATCCATTCCCATTACGAGATAATGATGGGGGTTACGGTCGGATCGATGTAGGTGGACATCAATTTATAATTAATTACCGCCGATCACTTCAAGGCTTTCAGACCGTAAGAATGGCGGATATTTTAGAAGGAAAAATCGCCCCCGATCTCTTGCGCGATCGCATTGTGATGATTGGGGTAACTGCCGTAAGTTTGAGGGATTGGTTCTTCACTCCCCTTGACGGTGGACTGGGCAGTACCAGAATTTTGACATCGGGAGTGGAAGTACATGCTCAGATTGTGAGCCATATTCTCAGTAGTACCCTTGATGGACGAGTTGCAATTCAGTCATGGGAAGAGCATTGGGAATGGCTCTGGATTTTTGGTTGGTCACTAGTTGGCTCCACTTTGATTTGGCAATGGCGCAATACCAATATCAAGGAGCGCAAAATTCAGGCGATTATGTGGCGATCGCTGAGCATCTTAGTCTTAGCAAGCAGTCTATTTGCATCTTGCTTGACCGCACTAACCTATGGCTGGTGGTTGCCCTTTGTCCCTGCGGCGATCGCTTTTTTCGGTGGCGGTGTGATTGTCACTAGCTATTTAGCCATCACGGCGGCGCAAATTCGGACTTACTTTAGTCGCTATTTGACCGATGCTGTGGTTAAAAGTTTATTAGAAACACCTGAAGGACTAAAACTAGGAGGCGATCGCCGCAAAGTAACCATCCTCATGTGCGATCTACGGGGCTTTTCCACAATTTCTGAGAAGATGCCACCCGAAAAGGTTGTGGAAATTCTCAATGTGTTTTTAGGAACGATGACCGAGGCGATCGCCACTTATCAAGGCACAATTGATGAGTTTATTGGAGATGCAATTCTGGTGTTATTTGGTGCGCCGATTTATCGGGAAGATGATGCTGCAAGGGCTGTGGCTAGTGCGATCGCCATGCAATTAGCAATGCGATCGGTAAATGAGAAACTCACTCAAATGCAGTTGCCCGAAATCGCAATGGGAATCGGCATCAATACAGGTGAAGTCGTAGCAGGTAACATCGGTTCCCAATCTCGCGCTAAGTATGCTGTAGTTGGCAATCATGTCAATCTCACCGCCAGAATTGAATCCTATACTGTGGGAGGACAAATCTTAATTTCGGAAACGACCTATGCAGAAATACAGGAAATTGCCAAAACCAATGGCTCTATGGAGGTCGAGCCTAAAGGTGTATCGCATCCGATTTCAATCTACGATATTTGTGGAATTGGTGGCATCTATAATCTCGAACTTCCCTCTCTCAGTGATTCGTTGCAAATATTACCTACGCCTATTCCGATTACCTACCGCTTTTTAGAAGAGAAGCACTTAGGAACAGAGATATTTACGGGAGAATTACGACAGATATCGCCCTATGGAGCGGAGATTTTCTCGGATCAGGATGTTCCTGTATTAACCAATCTCAAACTCCATCTTCAAGTTTATGACCAAACCCAACAGCTAGAGATTGAAGGTGAAATCTATGCCAAAGTGTTAAAGCATCAACAATCTCATCATCAGCTACCCGAACAAGTCACATCGGAGATGCTGGTGCTAGACAATAAGTTAGCGATCGCTAATATCTCCCAACCGCGATCGCCATATACTAAAGTAATTTATGTACATTTCACCACAGTACCAACTAATCTAAAGGCGTGGCTCAAGTCAGTTGAGCCCAAAATATGA
- a CDS encoding DUF928 domain-containing protein, whose translation MFLTKFSPKRILAVSACSCLAVSTVALPFSLSLLTSSAQAQSRRVRYVPPTNLGTPIVSTPGITRSAGCTNEKFCLIGLVPDLEVKNSPVPLTISERPTIYFLIPEFDGEVSFTLWEDDIKLAKGKRIYRATFYLKSKAGIIAFKLPEYVQGLKLDTSYAWEFSRVPRIGNLQDLKVIGTMRRVLPKQNLVTQLKEASQPIERAALFAQEGLWYETVQTLAEAMQDTPKDAEIVGEWNALLKSANLNRVLPHTFVKTNEARSESIVKPNKNNY comes from the coding sequence ATGTTTTTGACCAAATTTTCACCGAAAAGGATTTTAGCTGTATCGGCTTGCTCTTGTTTAGCTGTAAGTACAGTAGCTTTACCATTTTCATTGAGTCTTTTGACATCTTCAGCCCAAGCCCAGTCACGCAGAGTGCGTTATGTTCCCCCCACCAATCTTGGTACTCCCATAGTCTCAACCCCTGGTATTACTCGTAGTGCTGGTTGTACTAATGAAAAATTTTGTCTAATTGGTCTAGTGCCAGACTTGGAAGTAAAAAACTCTCCAGTCCCTCTGACAATTTCAGAACGTCCTACAATTTATTTCCTGATCCCAGAATTTGATGGTGAAGTATCCTTCACATTATGGGAGGATGATATTAAGCTAGCGAAAGGTAAAAGAATTTACAGAGCTACTTTTTATCTTAAGAGTAAGGCTGGCATCATAGCTTTTAAGCTTCCTGAATATGTACAGGGTTTAAAACTTGATACAAGCTATGCATGGGAGTTTTCAAGGGTTCCTAGAATTGGAAATTTACAAGATTTAAAGGTAATTGGCACTATGAGAAGGGTTTTACCTAAACAGAATTTAGTCACTCAACTTAAAGAAGCTTCGCAGCCTATAGAGCGTGCAGCTCTGTTTGCTCAAGAGGGCCTATGGTATGAAACTGTGCAAACTTTAGCCGAAGCCATGCAAGATACCCCTAAAGATGCTGAGATTGTTGGAGAATGGAACGCACTGCTAAAGTCAGCTAATCTAAATCGGGTTCTTCCACATACGTTTGTGAAGACTAACGAGGCAAGGTCTGAGAGCATTGTCAAACCTAACAAAAACAACTATTAA
- a CDS encoding cytochrome b6-f complex subunit PetN — protein sequence MDILSLGWFGVLGMFTLSIAFVVWGRNGL from the coding sequence ATGGATATCTTGTCATTGGGTTGGTTTGGTGTACTTGGTATGTTTACACTTTCGATCGCTTTTGTCGTCTGGGGACGCAACGGGCTGTAA
- a CDS encoding F420-0:Gamma-glutamyl ligase, translated as MNILIGVGIAIAVLGGLVALLWLLFEWQYTTRQGNLLEFDSGIWQFLTYEPDHYRLELILTATNKTRNLDVFLVEVDPVISILSSDSLDGIKSQVQLRSRHPNVTSRNDDYWESYIVSPNHSTGIEIQIDLSGKNLEELKTVWVRVHYTIYGPAGREEKVKHCIIPLQFPDANQRERWRPTPDADVLPIRTHILSAGDNPVEVMQRYVMSHAQAGDIVTIAETPIAIMQGNFYHPSDIKPKWLAKRLCYYFKSTSSLATACGLQSLINESGAWRVAFAFIVGALAKAFLRLPGVFYMLAGDQARLIDDVTGTLPPYDQFIVLGPKDPQAVVDEIKAGTGLEAAIVDVNDLRRVKVLAATSGASEKLLNQALLMNPAGNAAEQTPIVLIRPNGGA; from the coding sequence ATGAATATTTTGATTGGTGTGGGTATTGCGATCGCGGTTTTGGGTGGTCTAGTTGCGCTGTTGTGGTTATTGTTTGAGTGGCAATACACCACTCGTCAAGGCAACTTACTAGAATTTGATAGTGGAATTTGGCAGTTTTTGACCTATGAGCCTGATCACTATCGTTTGGAATTGATACTAACGGCCACGAACAAAACTCGCAATTTGGATGTATTCCTAGTCGAAGTAGATCCTGTAATCTCGATATTGTCTAGTGACAGCCTTGATGGAATCAAAAGCCAAGTACAGTTGCGATCGCGCCATCCTAATGTCACCAGTCGAAATGACGACTATTGGGAATCATATATTGTTTCCCCTAATCACAGTACAGGGATTGAAATTCAGATTGACCTGAGTGGCAAAAACTTAGAAGAACTGAAAACTGTATGGGTAAGAGTTCATTACACAATTTACGGGCCCGCAGGACGCGAAGAAAAAGTCAAGCATTGCATTATCCCCTTACAGTTTCCTGATGCCAATCAAAGGGAACGTTGGCGACCCACACCCGACGCAGATGTGTTGCCCATCCGCACTCACATTTTATCGGCGGGAGATAATCCCGTAGAGGTGATGCAGCGCTATGTAATGAGTCATGCTCAAGCGGGTGATATTGTGACAATCGCCGAAACCCCGATCGCAATTATGCAAGGCAATTTCTATCATCCCAGTGACATTAAGCCCAAGTGGTTAGCCAAGCGTCTTTGCTACTACTTTAAAAGTACTTCCAGCCTCGCCACGGCTTGTGGTTTACAATCATTGATTAATGAGTCAGGGGCTTGGCGAGTTGCTTTTGCCTTTATTGTTGGGGCTTTAGCCAAAGCGTTTCTGCGATTGCCTGGGGTGTTTTATATGTTGGCTGGCGATCAGGCACGACTGATCGATGATGTGACAGGAACTTTGCCGCCCTATGATCAATTTATCGTTTTGGGTCCTAAAGATCCTCAAGCAGTGGTTGATGAGATCAAAGCAGGTACAGGACTAGAAGCCGCGATCGTCGATGTCAACGATTTGCGTCGGGTCAAAGTGTTGGCGGCAACTTCAGGAGCCTCCGAAAAGCTCCTCAACCAAGCATTATTAATGAATCCTGCGGGGAATGCTGCGGAACAGACTCCCATCGTCTTGATTCGCCCCAATGGTGGTGCATAA